The sequence below is a genomic window from Sorangiineae bacterium MSr12523.
CAGGGGATGTACTTCTCGCGTCGAAGCCGGCCGAGGTGGCGCAGAAAGCTCGCGTGCGTGTCCTCGCACCCGTTGAAGCCGGCCTGGCGAATCTTGATCGTGCTCTGCACCATGTCGTAGTCCGTGCCGAGCACGGCATCGGTGAAGCCCCAGGCAACAACCTCCGACCATGGCGTGGGGCGCAGGCCGTGCTTTTCCACGAGGCGGTTCCACTGCGGCTCCTTGTCACGCATCTGTTCGACGAGGCTCATCGGCTGCGGCGCCGCGTACGGCATATCGAAGAAGCCGGCAATGTCCGGCCAGAGATGCTGCCAGCGGAAGTAGTCGCCATTGGTCACGTTGAAAATCTGGTCCGCGGCGGCCTTCGTCGTCGTCGCCCACTCCGCCGCCTGGGCGAACAGATCCGCCGAGGTGACCTGATGCAGTGCCGTCCACGCACCCGGCTTTCCGGGAAAGCGCAGAGGCACGCCTGCGTCTTTGCACATCGAGGCATACACGGCGATCCCCATCAGCAGGTTCATCGGCGATTGCAGGCTCAAACCGATCACCGCGTCGGGCCGGAGCACCGTCCACTCGAAGCCGTACTTCTTCGCGCGGTCGGCCAAAAGGTCTTCCTGGTCATTGTAAAAAATGGGCCCCAATAGCCTCGGATCGCTCTCCTTGGCCGGCGTCTTGTACGGCCCCAGGTGCTCGCCGTACGACTTGCCGCCACCGGCCAGGACCACGTGCTCGATAGGCGCCTTCGCCGCGGCGAGTGCATCCAGCGTATTCGCGAGCATGGTGACATTGGGTGCGACGGTTTCGGCCATCGTGGGCCGTTCGAGGTACGCCGTGAACACCAGGTGCGTGGTGGAACGCGCCTCGGCGAGCCGCTCTTTCGACGCGCGCGCATCGAGCAGATCCACCGAGAGATGCCGCGGCGGCGTATGCCCCTCGAGCCCCGTGAGAGCACCGCGACGCGCGACCGTCGTGAGGGCCCAATCGGGCAGGGAGGCAAAATGCTCGGCAACGGCGCGCCCGAGGACTCCATGCGCCCCGGCCAGCAAGACATTCTTCATCACGTTCTCCTTTGGTTTCTACACCAACGGTAGTTTGCGCTTCGTCGCCTTTGTAGCCGCGGGCACGTCACAGGATTTGTGCCCCGAGCTCTCCGTGCTGAGCCGCCACCGGCGCGCGCCGGGCCCTTGGCGCCCCAGTCTGTCGTACGGATTGACGAGCACGCAGCGCTCCAGCGAGAGGCAACCGCAGCCGATGCAATCGGTGAGTCCATCGCGCAAGAGGCGCAGTTGCTCGATGCGGATGTCCAGCTCCTCACGCCATCCGGCGGAGAGGCGCGCCCAGTCCTCGGGTGTGGGCGTGCGCTGCTCCGGGAGCAGGGCCAGCGCCTCGCGAATCATCGTGAGCGGGATGCCCACGCGCTGGCCCGCGCGGATGAAGGCCACGCGGCGAAGCGCATCGCGCGCGTAGCGCCGTTGGTTTCCCCTCGTGCGCCGGCTGCGAAGCAGGCCCTTGGATTCGTAGAAGTGCAGCGCGGACACGGCAACGCCGCTGCGCGCGGCCAGCTCGCCGACGGTGAGCTCCGACATGCGCGAGACCATAGCGGATTTCGCATTGACCTCAAGTAATGTCGAGGTTCTATCGTCCTGGGCATGAACGACACGACTCTTTCCATCGGCGTCATCCTCGGCAGCGTGCGCGAGGGTCGCAAAGGCGAACCCATCGCGCGATGGGTGATGGACCTGCTCGGTACGCGGACCGATGCTGCGCCGGAGCTTCTCGATATTCGCGACTTCGATCCTTCCTTCGCACAGCGCTGGCCCGAGCGCATCGCGGCGCACGACGGCTTCGTCATCGTCACGCCCGAGTACAACCATGGCTATCCGGGCACGCTGAAGAACGCCCTCGATGCGCTCTATGGGCCGTGGAACGACAAGCCTGTCGCCTTCGTGAGCTACGGCTTCTCGGCCTCGGGGGCGCGCGCCATCGAGCAGCTACGCCAAGTCACCAGCGAGCTTCGCATGATGCCCATTCGCGACGAGGTCAACCTACGCCTCGGCGCCTTCCGCACCGACGACCGCGGCTTCCCCGCCGACGCGCGCGCACTCGAACGCGCCGATGACGTCATGACCGAGCTGCTCTTTTGGGGTCGCCTCCTCAAAGAAGGCCGCCGCCGCCGCCCCGCGCGAAACTAATACGAGGCGATTTTCATCCCGTGCCCCAGAATCGCCTCGCGGACCTTGGGGCGCTCGGAAACGCGGTTCATGAAATCGCGCAGGTGCCGATACGGTGCGAGATCGACCTTGGCGTAGGATGACCATCCCACGATGGTGAACAAGTAGGCATCGGCGGCGGTGAACGTGCTGCCGAGGAGGAAGGGACCACCCTTGGAGAGATGGCGCTCGACGAGGGCGAGGCGGGTGGCGATTTTCTCGCGTGCGACGTTCTGCGCCTGCTCGCCGTACTCGGGGTGAAAGAGCCAGGGGCTGTACATCTTGTGCAGCTCCGACGAGATGAACGTGAGCCACGACTGCAGCTCGTAACGCGCCGGCGTACCGGCCTGCGGGGCCAGGCCCGATTCGGGCGCGCGGTCGGCGAGGTATTGCACGATGGCCACGCCCTCGGTGAGAACCGATCCATCGTCCAGGCGCAGCGCAGGGACGTAGCCCTTGGGGTTGATGGCGGCGTACTCGGGATCTTTGCCGAGTGCGACACGCTGGAGCTCCAAGGGGATCCCAGCCTCGGAGGCGACGATGTGAGGGGAGAGCGAGCACGTGCCGACGGCGTAATAGAGTTTCATGCGCCCAAAGGTGGTGCCTACATGCACGCAAGGAAATATGGCACGATCGCAAGATGACTTTGCGTTCTGCGCAAACTTCGTTCGCCATGGATGATCTGCACTTGCTCACCGTGCTGGCCGAGACGGGATCGCTGGCGGCGGCCGCGCGGAAGCTCGACGTGCACCATGCGAGCGCGTGGCGAAGGCTGGGGGCGCTCGAGCAGCGCCTGGGTGTGCGCCTGTTCGATCGCGGGCGCCATGCCTATGTGCCTACGCCGGCGGGCGAGGAGGCGGTGGCCTCCGCGCGGCGGGCCATGGGAGAGCTCGACGAGCTCGAGCGCCGCCTCATGGGGCGCGATGTGCGGCCCACCGGCATCGTGCGGCTCACGACGACGGAGACGCTGCTTCGCCTACTCGCGCCGGTCCTCGTCAAGCTTCGGGCGAAGCACCCCGGCATCGTGCTCGAGGTGGTGACCGCCGACGCGTTCTTCACCTTGAGCCGCGATGCCGACATCGCGCTGCGCCCGGCGGTGAACGCGCCCGAGCACCTCGCCGCGCGCAAGCTCGCCACCATCGCCACGGCGGTTTACGCCTCGCACAAGTACCTCGAGCGACGAGCGCGACCGCCGGCCGAGCACGATCACGACTGGCTCGCGCCCGACGACCACCTCGCGCACCTCGGCTCGGCGCGATGGATCGATGCGCACGTCGCGCCCGAGCGCATCGTCTTTCGCGCAAGCTCGATCCCTGCGCTGCACGCGGCGGCGCGCGCGGGGCTCGGCCTTGCCGCACTACCTTGCTACATGGGTGATGCCGACCCGCGCCTCGAGCGCGTCCTGCCGCCGGTCGCGGAGATGGCCTCCACGCTCTGGCTCCTCACCCACCCGGATCTGCGACGCACGGCACGCGTTCGTGCCGTGCTCGATCTGCTCGCGGCGCGGCTGGTGCGCCACCGCGAGCTGCTCGCCGGAACCTTGATTAAGGCTCCACCGTCGCGTTGAACTTCGGCGCGTTCTTCTCGATGCCGATGACGACGGCCGATTTGATCGCGTTGTGCTTCTCGTCGATGTGCACCGTGCCGCTGACACCCTTGAAGCTCTTGGTGTTCTCCAGCTCCTCGCGGATCGAGGGACCGCTGAGATCTTTCGCACGCTCCATGGCGGCGAAGGCCAGGTTGGCGGCGTCGTACCCGAGAACCGCGAAGGCGTCCGGCGTCGCGTTGTAAGCCTTCTTGTACTTGGTGATGAACTCCTGCACCACCGGCGAAGGGTCGTCCGGGCTGTAGTGGTTCGAGTAGAACGAGCCATCCAGCGCGCCCTTGGCAACCTCGAACAGCTTCGGCGAGTCCCAGCCGTCGCCGCCCATGAGCGGCTGCTTCATCCCGAGCTCGCGCGCCTGGCGGCCGATGAGAGCGACCTCCGTGTAGTACGCGGGCACGTAAATCGCGTCCGGGTTCTTGCCGCGCACGGCGGTGAGCTGCGCTTTGAAATCCGGCTCGCCCGACTTGAAGCTCACGTCGCCGACGATCTGCCCGCCCATGGCGGTGAACTTCGCGGTGAACGAATTGGCCAGGCCCACGGAGTAGTCACTGCCCACGTCGCGCAAGATGGCGACCTTGTTCACCTTCAGGTTTTCCCGCGCGAACTTCGCCATGACCGTTCCCTGGAACGGGTCGATGAAACAGGTGCGAAAGACGTACGGCCGCGTTTTGTCGCCGTCTTGCGTGACCTTGGCACTGGTCGCCGACTGCGTGATCATCGGGATGCGATTCTGGTCGGCAATCGGCGCGACGGCGAGCGAGCGGCCCGATGTCTCCGGCCCCAGAATCAGCGTGACCTTGTCCTGCGTAATGAGACGCGTTGCGGTGACCGCGGCCTCTTCCGGCTTGCCCTGATCGTCGAGTGTTTTGAGCTCGAGCTTTTTGCCTTTGATGCCGTTTTTCTTGTTTTGCTCTTCGACGGCGAGCTTGAACGCATTGTCCGACGATAGGCCGTACGTTGCCTCGCCCCCGGAAGTGGCGCCGACGTGGCCGAGCAAGATCGTATCGCGCGACGGCGTAGTTGCCGTCGTCTGCGTCTCCGTGCTCGTGCCCGACTTGGCTTCTTCCGTCTTTTTTTCGCGACAGCCACCCATGAACACGGATGCTGCCGCCCATACCGCCACGACCAATGCGTGCGAATAGCGCATGGCTACGAGCTTTAGGGCCCGAGACGATGCGTTGTCAACTCACGCATGACCGGACCGGCACATCCTGTCCGATGTTGCGTTTAGGTACGGCGGCGACGAAGAACGACGCCTCCGCCGAGGACGGCTTTTGCCACTTCCTCGCCGTCGCGCAGCGCAGGCGGGGCCGCCACCTCGGGCTCGGCCGGCGCAGCTTCCTGCGGCGCCTGGAGCACCTTGGGCTCACGCGGCTTGCGACCACGCCGGCTTGGAATCTTTTGGACCGGCGGCAATGCGGGCGCCGCCTCGGCCTGCACGGACGCCAAAAGCACCGACGGGTCCGTGATGGTGAAGGCCGTGTCGTGCGGCGGCGGCGACGAATCGCGCAACGGCAGTGCGAGCTGGCTGCTCGCGACGGCCGAAGGTTTGCGCGTGGTACGAGCACGGCCACCGCCACGCGTTGGCGTGGGGCGTTGCCGCGCTGCAGGGCGAACCCGCGCAATATCCGCCTCGGAGAAATTGAAAAGGCGTCCGGTTGGCGTGAGCGCAGTGCCAAGTGCAGCGACTGCACTTTGGCGTAGGGCGTCGAAAACGGCGTTTACGAGCTCGGTCTGGAGCTGCTCCACCGTGGCGGCGAGCGAAGGTTGACGAGACTTCACGGGCGCTAGGGTTTACGTGTTTGGCGGCGCGGCGTCTAGCGGTTCTGTTGGGGACGACCTCGCCCCAGCGCAGGCGGGCGTCCACGAAAGGCCTATTTTTCCGCGGTGAAGTCCACTTTATGAATATTTATTCAGCCCCTGGAGGCCGCCACGAAAAGGTGCCGAAAGCGCCCTCCGCCGCTTATGGTGACGTACATGCGCCAAAGGAGCGGAACGACGTCGTCACGGGTGCATTGGATGATTCTCCCGCTGGTCGCCGCGGCATGCTCCTCGGGCGCCGGGGCCGTCGCGCACGGGCCTCCGGAAAATCGCGGCGATGGCGTCGTCGTGCCCGCGGACGTGGACGCGAGTTATCTCATGTACGATCGCGCCAAAGACCGCGTACTGGTGCAGCGAAATCCAGATAAAGCGTATCGGTCGGCTTCGGTAGTCAAAATATTGATCGCATTGGATTATTTGTATTCCCACGGATCGTGGAGCGATATTCCGCCAAAGGACTTGGCGGCTCTTCAATCGATGTTGCGCTCGAGCGACGACGATGCCGCCAATGATTTTTGGGACCGCGCCGGCCAAATCGCCATGGTGGATCGCATGGCAATCAAGCTGGAATTGCAGGGCATCCGGCGACCGGCCAATCCCGATTTCTGGGGCCATACGGCATTCACCGCATTGGATATTCTACGAATCTATCGATATTTACTGGACGGCCCGAACGACGATTTCCGGCGCTTCGTATTGGACAATATTGGAATGTCGACTTCGTGCGCGACCGACGGGCGTGATCAGTATTTTGGTATTCCGCGGGCGGTGCATCCACCCTTTCGCATCAAGCAAGGATGGTCGGCTTTCGGCGACGTGCCAGCTGGACGAGAATGCCAGCCCGCCGCACCGCACGCCGAACGCCCCGGCGTGGGCACCACCGCCCCGCCGACGACCGAGCCCTCGCCGCGCACGGCCCCGCCGCCGGACATCGATCTCAAAAGCCGCCTGCTTCACACGACGGGCTTGGTCGATCAGGACCAGAAAATCCTGATCGTCCTCACCCTCCATCCGAGAACCACGACCTGGGAAGACGCAGCCACGAAGATCACGTCCGTAACCCAACAAGTCTACACCGCCGGCACACGCCGCTAACCCGCTCCAACACCGTTCTCGGCAAAGAAGAAGGAAACCGCCAGGGCGCCAGGATCGCCAGGGTTGTCCACGGAAACGACCTTGTTCCACGTTGTTTTGTTTTGGCCAACACTCGAAGACCGCTAAAAAAACCACCAGAAAACAAAAAAACCAGCCGTTACCCCTGGCGACCCTGGCGTCCTGGCGGTTCCTTCTTCTTGGAGTTTAGCGGCGGCGCGGGGCCTTGCGGGCGAAGCCGTCGAAGGCGTTGAGGAGGTGTTCGCGCCAGGCGAAGATCGGATCGTCGGGCGGAAGCAGCTCGGTTTGGCTCACGCCGCGGGCCCACATGAACATGGAGAACGCGCAGTAGTCGGCGTAGGCGGGCGCGTCGCCGGCGACGAAGTCGCGATCGGTGAGGATGGTGCGCAAGGGGTTGAGCGCCTTTTGAAAGTGCGCCAAGTTCGCGTCCTTGTCGGCCACGAAGGCCTCCAGGCGCATGCCGAACCGCTTCTCGCGCGAAGAGCGGAAGTACTCGCGGTCGGACTCGTGGATGGAATTGTAAACGTCCAGCAGAATGACCCGCAGCAAGTACGGAAGCACGCTGTCGGTCCACGCGTTCACGAATTGCGTCAGCGGGATCGTCGCAGGATCGCTGAACAACGAGGGGCGATCGGGAAAGCGCTCCTCGAGATGGAGCGCGATGCGCCAGGAGTCGGTCACGACCTGCTCGCCATCGCGAAGAACGGGAACGAGCCGCTGGCCCGAGAAGGCGATCGTCTCCTTCTCGGCGAAGCGCACCGGAACGTGTTCGACCTCCAGGCCCTTGTGCACCAACGCCATGCGCACTTTCCAACAGAACGGACTGAACCTCAGCTCGGGATCGGCTCCGGCCAATTCATAAAGGGTCAATCCTGACGTGTCGTTCGCGGTCATGTTCCTCGTCCCAGGTTGGCTTCCGTAGCCTTAGCTCAAAGCAGATGCGAGCGGCCGTGCGGCGCGTTGAAATCGTAGAGGGGTCCCACGGGGACGATCCCGGTGGGGTTCACGGCCTTGTGGCTCATATAATAGTGCCGTTTGATGTGATTCATATCGACGGTCTCAGCCACACCACGCCATTGATAGAGGTCGCGCGCGTAAGCGGACAGATGCGGATAGTCGGAAAGGCGCCGCAGGTTGCACTTGAAATGGCCGTAGTACACCGCATCGAAGCGGATCAAGGTGGTGAAGAGTCGCCAATCGCATTCCATCGGCGTGCTGGCCACGAGAAAGCGGCGGTTGCGGAGGCGCTCGTCCAGCCAATCGAGTGTCTCGAACAACGGCGCGACAGCGACCTCGTACGCCAGCTGCGTGGCGGCGAAGCCCGCCTTGTACACGCCGTTGTTCACCGTGGCGTACACGCGGTCATTGATGGCGTCGATCTCCGCGCGCAAGGGCTCGGGGTAGTAGTCCCCCGGCTCGGCGCCGACGTCATCGAAGGCGCTGTTGAACATGCGGATGATGTCCGCCGACTCGTTGCTGACGATGGTGTTCCGAACGCGGTCCCATAGAACGGGCACGCTCGCACGGCCGCTGTAGCGCGGATTGGCACGCGTATAGAGTTGGTACACGTAGGAGACGCCTTGCAGTGGGGCGGGCACCACGCCCTCACCTTCGGCAAAGGTCCACCCCTGCTCGGTCAGGAGCCAGTGCGTGACGGAGACGCCCACGATGTTCGTGAGACCCTTCAGCGAACGGTAGATCAGCGCGCGGCTCGCCCAGGGACAGGCCAGCGACACATACAGGTGGTACCGCCCTGCCTCGGCGGGGAAACCTGCCTCGCCCGTGGGGCCCGCTGCACCGTCGCGCGTGATCCAATTTCGGAAGCTCGTATCGGGTCGGATGTAACTACCGTCGGGCCCGCGGGAGAGCAGTCCGGCGTCGAAGTGCCACGTACCGTCGATGAGCATTCCCATGACTGCAAGAGTGCCACGCGTGTGGTCCGCTGCGCACGTACTGTGAGCACTCGCGACGCGGCAAAGACGCGAGCGGAAGCGATTCGATTGGCACGAGCCTCGCTCTCCACCCCTACCGCAACGCGATTGATCACGTTTGCGCAAGAAAGGAGAACGCCATGGCAACGATGGTGGGAACTCAGAAGGACCTGGTGTCCTTGCTTAATCAACTTCTCGAGCTCGATTACGATGCAATCGAAGCGTACAAAGCCGCCATCGCGCGCTTGAAGGACACCTCGGACAGGGCACAGCTCGCATCGTTCATGCACGACCACGAGCGCCACGTCCGTGAACTCGGCGATGCGATCGTGGGCATGGGCTCACGCCCCTCGAACGGTCCCGACGTGAAGCAGGTGCTCACCAAGGGCAAGGTCGTGTTGAGTGCGCTCATCGGCGATCGATTGATCCTGATGGCGATGAAGACCAACGAGAACGATACGAACACCGCCTACGAGCGCGCGGTGAATCGAACGGACCTCCCGCAGGATCTGCGCGCGGTCCTGGAGCGCAACCTCACGGACGAGCGGCGGCATCGCGCGTGGATTGCCCAGCGGATCGAGGTGCTGAACGCCGCCGCGCATCCTTAGACGCGTTCGACGAGGCGAGCCACGCACCGCCCGCGATGAAAAGGCACGCCAGGGCGATGTTCCACGAAAAGCGCGCCGCGCCCGAGACGATCAAGAGAAGCGTCGAGAGGAGCGGCGTCGCATAGGAGAGAACGCCGAGAAGCGGCAGGTCGCCATGCTTCGTGCCGTAATCCCATAGAAAAAAGGCGGCGCCCACCGGACCAAGGCCCAGGGCGATCGCCGACGCGATCTCGTGCGGCGTCGGGACGAGCGTCGTCTCCGTCGCCGCATGAACGACGCCGCCCAGAACGGCGGTCACCAGGCAGAAACCCGTCACCGTGTCGACCGGCACGGTGACGAAGCGGCGGTTCGCGACGGAGTAGCCCGCCCAGGTGCATGCGCACGCCAGCGCGGAGAGATAGCCCGCCGCGTGCTCGGGGCGAATCTCGGCGTGAAAGCGCTGATCCGTGACCAAGAGCACGACGACACCGCCGAGGCCCATCGCCGCACCGGCGAGCGCGCGCACACTCCGCGCGCCGGACAGGATGACGATGAGCAGCGGCCATAGGTACGCGATGAGGCTCACGTGCACGGCAGGAGCCTTCGCCAGTGCGACGAAATAGAACGCGTGAAAGCCGAAGAGGCCGCCCACGCCCACGAGCCATACGCGCAGCGGCTGCCGAAAGGCTTTTTTCCAGGCCTCCGGACCGCCGGCGCGCGCCATGCGGACGAGTCCGAGCGCGGTGGCGACGGCGAAGGTCATGGCCAAAAGTTGGAACGGCGGCAGGC
It includes:
- a CDS encoding SDR family oxidoreductase, with amino-acid sequence MKNVLLAGAHGVLGRAVAEHFASLPDWALTTVARRGALTGLEGHTPPRHLSVDLLDARASKERLAEARSTTHLVFTAYLERPTMAETVAPNVTMLANTLDALAAAKAPIEHVVLAGGGKSYGEHLGPYKTPAKESDPRLLGPIFYNDQEDLLADRAKKYGFEWTVLRPDAVIGLSLQSPMNLLMGIAVYASMCKDAGVPLRFPGKPGAWTALHQVTSADLFAQAAEWATTTKAAADQIFNVTNGDYFRWQHLWPDIAGFFDMPYAAPQPMSLVEQMRDKEPQWNRLVEKHGLRPTPWSEVVAWGFTDAVLGTDYDMVQSTIKIRQAGFNGCEDTHASFLRHLGRLRREKYIP
- a CDS encoding NAD(P)H-dependent oxidoreductase; translation: MNDTTLSIGVILGSVREGRKGEPIARWVMDLLGTRTDAAPELLDIRDFDPSFAQRWPERIAAHDGFVIVTPEYNHGYPGTLKNALDALYGPWNDKPVAFVSYGFSASGARAIEQLRQVTSELRMMPIRDEVNLRLGAFRTDDRGFPADARALERADDVMTELLFWGRLLKEGRRRRPARN
- the gstA gene encoding glutathione transferase GstA — its product is MKLYYAVGTCSLSPHIVASEAGIPLELQRVALGKDPEYAAINPKGYVPALRLDDGSVLTEGVAIVQYLADRAPESGLAPQAGTPARYELQSWLTFISSELHKMYSPWLFHPEYGEQAQNVAREKIATRLALVERHLSKGGPFLLGSTFTAADAYLFTIVGWSSYAKVDLAPYRHLRDFMNRVSERPKVREAILGHGMKIASY
- a CDS encoding LysR family transcriptional regulator, encoding MDDLHLLTVLAETGSLAAAARKLDVHHASAWRRLGALEQRLGVRLFDRGRHAYVPTPAGEEAVASARRAMGELDELERRLMGRDVRPTGIVRLTTTETLLRLLAPVLVKLRAKHPGIVLEVVTADAFFTLSRDADIALRPAVNAPEHLAARKLATIATAVYASHKYLERRARPPAEHDHDWLAPDDHLAHLGSARWIDAHVAPERIVFRASSIPALHAAARAGLGLAALPCYMGDADPRLERVLPPVAEMASTLWLLTHPDLRRTARVRAVLDLLAARLVRHRELLAGTLIKAPPSR
- a CDS encoding ABC transporter substrate-binding protein, producing MRYSHALVVAVWAAASVFMGGCREKKTEEAKSGTSTETQTTATTPSRDTILLGHVGATSGGEATYGLSSDNAFKLAVEEQNKKNGIKGKKLELKTLDDQGKPEEAAVTATRLITQDKVTLILGPETSGRSLAVAPIADQNRIPMITQSATSAKVTQDGDKTRPYVFRTCFIDPFQGTVMAKFARENLKVNKVAILRDVGSDYSVGLANSFTAKFTAMGGQIVGDVSFKSGEPDFKAQLTAVRGKNPDAIYVPAYYTEVALIGRQARELGMKQPLMGGDGWDSPKLFEVAKGALDGSFYSNHYSPDDPSPVVQEFITKYKKAYNATPDAFAVLGYDAANLAFAAMERAKDLSGPSIREELENTKSFKGVSGTVHIDEKHNAIKSAVVIGIEKNAPKFNATVEP
- a CDS encoding glutathione S-transferase family protein, which codes for MTANDTSGLTLYELAGADPELRFSPFCWKVRMALVHKGLEVEHVPVRFAEKETIAFSGQRLVPVLRDGEQVVTDSWRIALHLEERFPDRPSLFSDPATIPLTQFVNAWTDSVLPYLLRVILLDVYNSIHESDREYFRSSREKRFGMRLEAFVADKDANLAHFQKALNPLRTILTDRDFVAGDAPAYADYCAFSMFMWARGVSQTELLPPDDPIFAWREHLLNAFDGFARKAPRRR
- a CDS encoding glutathione S-transferase family protein produces the protein MGMLIDGTWHFDAGLLSRGPDGSYIRPDTSFRNWITRDGAAGPTGEAGFPAEAGRYHLYVSLACPWASRALIYRSLKGLTNIVGVSVTHWLLTEQGWTFAEGEGVVPAPLQGVSYVYQLYTRANPRYSGRASVPVLWDRVRNTIVSNESADIIRMFNSAFDDVGAEPGDYYPEPLRAEIDAINDRVYATVNNGVYKAGFAATQLAYEVAVAPLFETLDWLDERLRNRRFLVASTPMECDWRLFTTLIRFDAVYYGHFKCNLRRLSDYPHLSAYARDLYQWRGVAETVDMNHIKRHYYMSHKAVNPTGIVPVGPLYDFNAPHGRSHLL
- a CDS encoding ferritin-like domain-containing protein — translated: MATMVGTQKDLVSLLNQLLELDYDAIEAYKAAIARLKDTSDRAQLASFMHDHERHVRELGDAIVGMGSRPSNGPDVKQVLTKGKVVLSALIGDRLILMAMKTNENDTNTAYERAVNRTDLPQDLRAVLERNLTDERRHRAWIAQRIEVLNAAAHP
- a CDS encoding EamA family transporter; this encodes MKTRATRLGCAAIGLWATLAWLSTSARRLPPFQLLAMTFAVATALGLVRMARAGGPEAWKKAFRQPLRVWLVGVGGLFGFHAFYFVALAKAPAVHVSLIAYLWPLLIVILSGARSVRALAGAAMGLGGVVVLLVTDQRFHAEIRPEHAAGYLSALACACTWAGYSVANRRFVTVPVDTVTGFCLVTAVLGGVVHAATETTLVPTPHEIASAIALGLGPVGAAFFLWDYGTKHGDLPLLGVLSYATPLLSTLLLIVSGAARFSWNIALACLFIAGGAWLASSNASKDARRRSAPRSAGQSTRDAAARP